Proteins encoded in a region of the Prunus persica cultivar Lovell chromosome G4, Prunus_persica_NCBIv2, whole genome shotgun sequence genome:
- the LOC18780300 gene encoding beta-galactosidase 10, translating to MKLPWLLFSLLLSLTLWSAMATASNVSYDSRSLIIDGQRKLLISAAIHYPRSVPGMWPNLVQTAKEGGVDVIETYVFWNGHEPSPGNYYFGGRYDLVKFVKIVEQAGMYLILRIGPFIAAEWYFGGVPVWLHYVPGTVFRTENEPFKYHMQKFTAFIVNLMKQEKLFASQGGPIILAQIENEYGYYEKDYGEGGKQYAMWAASMAVSQNAGVPWIMCQQFDAPESVINTCNSFYCDQFTPIYPTKPKIWTENWPGWFQTFGARNPHRPAEDIAYSVARFFQKGGSVQNYYMYHGGTNFGRTSGGPFITTSYDYEAPIDEYGLPRLPKWGHLKQLHRAIKLCEHTMLNSERINVSLGPSQEADVYTDSSGACAAFIANMDDKNDKTVKFRNVSYHLPAWSVSILPDCKNAVFNTAKVGYQSSVVEMLPESLQPSVGSPDKSFKGLKWDVFVEKPGIWGEADFVKKGLVDHINTTKFTTDYLWYTTSIFVGETEVFLKNGSSPILLIESKGHALHAFVNQELQASASGNGTHPPFKLKTPISLKAGKNEIALLSMTVGLQNAGSFYEWVGAGLTSVNITGFNNGTIDLSAYNWTYKIGLQGEHLGLYKGDGLGKANWVSTSEPPRKQPLTWYKVIVDPPPGDEPIGLDMIDMGKGLAWLNGEEIGRYWPRKSPTHGCVKECNYRGKFDPDKCNTGCGGPTQRWYHVPRSWFKQSGNVLVIFEEKGGDPLKIKFSRRKITGVCAIVAENYPSIDLESWHEGNGSNNTIATVHLRCPEGTHIATVNFASFGNPTGSCGSYTQGNCHDPNSTSVVEKVCLNQNKCAIELTEEKFYEDLCPSVSKKLAVEVVCS from the exons atgaagctgCCATGGCTGCTGTTTTCGCTGTTACTGAGCTTGACATTGTGGTCGGCAATGGCGACGGCAAGTAACGTGAGCTACGACAGTCGGTCTCTGATAATCGATGGCCAGCGGAAGCTACTCATTTCTGCTGCCATTCACTACCCTCGCAGTGTCCCTGGG ATGTGGCCGAATCTAGTTCAAACGGCAAAAGAAGGAGGGGTGGATGTGATTGAGACATATGTCTTTTGGAATGGTCATGAACCATCTCCAGGCAAT TATTATTTTGGGGGACGATATGATCTGGTGAAATTTGTGAAGATCGTCGAGCAGGCTGGGATGTACTTGATTCTTCGAATTGGTCCATTTATTGCCGCAGAATGGTACTTTGG AGGAGTACCTGTTTGGCTGCATTATGTGCCTGGCACTGTATTTCGAACTGAAAATGAGCCCTTTAAG TATCATATGCAGAAGTTCACAGCATTCATAGTTAACCTTATGAAACAGGAGAAGCTTTTTGCCTCACAAGGAGGTCCCATTATCTTGGCACAG ATAGAAAATGAGTATGGATACTATGAAAAAGATTATGGAGAAGGGGGTAAACAATATGCCATGTGGGCTGCTAGCATGGCTGTTTCTCAGAATGCAGGCGTGCCTTGGATCATGTGCCAACAATTTGATGCTCCAGAGTCTGTG ATAAATACTTGTAACTCCTTCTACTGTGATCAATTTACACCTATCTATCCgaccaaacctaaaatttggACAGAGAATTGGCCTGGCTG GTTTCAAACATTTGGCGCCAGAAATCCTCACAGGCCAGCTGAAGATATTGCTTATTCTGTAGCTCGCTTTTTCCAAAAAGGAGGCAGTGTTCAAAATTACTACATG TATCATGGAGGAACCAATTTTGGTCGCACTTCAGGAGGACCATTCATTACCACGAGTTATGACTATGAGGCACCAATTGATGAATATG GATTACCTAGGCTTCCAAAATGGGGCCACCTTAAGCAACTTCACAGAGCCATTAAGTTATGTGAGCATACCATGCTCAATAGTGAGCGAATTAATGTTTCACTGGGTCCTTCCCAAGAG GCTGATGTGTATACTGACTCTTCTGGAGCGTGTGCTGCCTTTATAGCTAACATGGACGACAAAAATGACAAGACAGTAAAATTTCGAAATGTGTCATATCATCTGCCAGCGTGGTCAGTTAGCATTCTGCCTGACTGCAAAAATGCAGTATTTAATACCGCAAAG GTTGGATACCAGAGCTCTGTAGTTGAAATGCTACCTGAGAGTTTGCAGCCATCAGTGGGATCACCTGACAAAAGCTTTAAAGGTCTCAAATGGGATGTATTTGTGGAGAAACCTGGAATTTGGGGTGAAGCTGACTTCGTTAAAAAGGGCTTGGTGGATCACATCAACACCACAAAATTTACCACCGACTATCTGTGGTACACAACAAG CATATTTGTTGGTGAAACTGAAGTGTTTCTAAAGAATGGTAGCTCGCCAATTCTTCTAATTGAATCAAAAGGTCATGCTCTCCATGCATTTGTGAATCAAGAACTCCAAG CTAGTGCATCTGGAAATGGCACACACCCACCcttcaaattaaaaaccccTATCTCTCTGAAGGCAGGAAAGAATGAAATTGCTCTGCTAAGCATGACAGTTGGTTTGCAG AATGCAGGATCATTTTATGAATGGGTAGGGGCAGGGCTAACTAGTGTCAACATTACTGGGTTCAACAATGGGACAATAGATTTGTCTGCATATAATTGGACCTACAAG ATTGGATTGCAAGGAGAACACCTAGGACTTTACAAGGGAGACGGTTTAGGTAAAGCAAATTGGGTTTCGACCTCAGAACCACCAAGGAAACAACCTTTGACGTGGTATAAG GTTATTGTGGACCCTCCGCCAGGTGATGAACCTATTGGGCTCGATATGATTGACATGGGAAAAGGTCTAGCTTGGttaaatggagaagaaattggaaGATACTGGCCTAGGAAGAGCCCTACTCATGGATGTGTTAAAGAATGCAATTACAGAGGCAAATTTGATCCAGACAAATGCAACACAGGATGTGGAGGACCAACACAAAGATG GTACCATGTTCCACGGTCTTGGTTCAAGCAATCTGGAAATGTGCTGGTGATATTCGAGGAGAAAGGTGGAGATCCactgaaaattaaattctCGAGACGGAAGATCACAGGTGTATGTGCCATTGTTGCAGAGAATTACCCCTCTATTGACCTTGAATCTTGGCATGAGGGAAATGGAAGCAACAATACCATTGCAACAGTCCATTTGAGGTGCCCTGAGGGGACACATATTGCAACTGTAAACTTTGCCAGCTTCGGGAATCCTACAGGCTCCTGTGGATCGTACACCCAGGGTAACTGTCATGATCCTAACTCCACTTCTGTGGTTGAAAAG GTATGCTTAAATCAAAACAAATGTGCCATAGAATTAACAGAAGAGAAGTTTTATGAGGATTTGTGTCCCAGTGTATCTAAGAAGCTTGCTGTTGAAGTAGTGTGCAGCTGA